In Bombus affinis isolate iyBomAffi1 chromosome 8, iyBomAffi1.2, whole genome shotgun sequence, the following proteins share a genomic window:
- the LOC126919504 gene encoding FMRFamide peptide receptor frpr-18-like, protein MVSLTNINLQSMLMLNVLLQSIESTEISVKDEVSSYIKGNLTCPLPITTLDFLYNFSQSDLEIVWPCEIRFYWLSLQPFVKFVRFLLGYITPFIIMLGVMLNTISFVILSTPILCESNLSLYLKALALSDNGALVFNYAVGIAKSHFIFVNNLFMASRFLCSLNSITMEFFQFTSTWLVVVLTWTRVFAIMFPFGIYGHYNNSSGTITITILICVSFIISLTKLYSGGYETDSVFEFIPCQKKIKPWGSAMYFYIALSTWLPLLFIFIGNILLIILMKKTEKIHCQLTQNFRHKTNKVHHIFRILFVISTVYLVLLLPLGIVETLELYWDVILIKFPSTEMKRKAEYIHWLKEKMLLKWCRGLCFHIYHWNFAINFFLYCLTGEKFRNVVIQTLKRYKIVIFSIFSKHINKCILCSKYPTHLKPAQSPNVLLIRAITLGEHPTSGSVSAQNNSTTIANT, encoded by the exons atgGTTTCACTTACCAATATAAATCTGCAATCCATGTTAATGTTAAATGTATTGCTACAATCAATAGAGTCTACTGAAATTTCAGTAAAAGATGAAGTCAG TTCTTACATTAAAGGAAATTTAACATGCCCATTACCAATAACAACTTTGGATTTTCTCTACAATTTTTCACAATCCGATTTAGAAATTGTATGGCCTTGTGAAATCCGTTTTTACTGGTTATCATTACAACCATTTGTTAAATTTGTACGCTTTTTACTTGGCTACATAACACCATTTATTATAATGCTCG GTGTAATGTTAAATACTATTTCTTTTGTAATATTAAGTACACCTATACTTTGTGAATCAAATTTGTCACTTTATTTAAAGGCACTTGCCTTATCTGATAATGGAGCATTAGTATTTAATTATGCTGTAGGTATTGCAAAGTcacattttatatttgttaaTAATCTTTTCATG GCTAGTAGATTTCTATGCAGTTTGAATTCTATTACTATGGAATTCTTTCAATTTACATCTACTTGGCTAGTTGTAGTTCTCACATGGACACGAGTATTTGCTATAATGTTTCCTTTTGGAATATATGGTCATTATAACAATTCTTCGGGAACAATAACTATTACTATTTTGATATGTGTCAGCTTTATAATATCATTAACGAAATTGTATTCAGGag GCTATGAAACAGACAGTGTTTTTGAATTTATACCATGccaaaagaaaataaaaccatGGGGTAGTgctatgtatttttatattgcattatcAACTTGGTTACCTTTACTTTTCATATTTATTGGAAATATTTTACTGATTATACTCATGAAAAAAACTGAAAAAATTCACTGTCAGTTAACTC aaaatttCAGACATAAAACAAACAAAGTACAtcatatttttagaatattatttgtaatatcaacagtttatttagtattactaTTACCCCTTGGTATAGTTGAAACTTTGGAACTTTATTGGGATGTCATTTTGATTAAATTTCCCAGTACTGAGATGAAAAGAAAAGCGGAATATATACACTG gttaaaagaaaaaatgttattaaaatgGTGCCGCGGTTTATGCTTTCATATATATCATTGGAATTTtgcaattaatttctttttatattgtCTGACAGGTGAAAAATTTAGAAACGTAGTCATACAGACATTAAAACGATATAAAATTGTAATCTTTTCAATCTTTTCTAAACATATCAACAAATGTATATTGTGTTCAAAATATCCTACACATTTAAAACCCGCACAATCTCCGAACGTATTACTAATAAGAGCTATCACGCTTGGTGAACACCCTACCTCTGGAAGTGTTTCTGCGCAAAATAATAGTACCACTATTGCAAACACTTAA